A genomic stretch from Candidatus Nitrososphaera gargensis Ga9.2 includes:
- a CDS encoding response regulator transcription factor yields the protein MYIDDEVNITKVIKYGLEQYGFAVDVFNHPKAALSSFQPGVYDLLLIDIRLPEINGLDLCNKLLRIDSNVKICFITAYDLKKEEVRNRVPDLQTECIIKKPVSFDNLVSKINGQLHRNN from the coding sequence TTGTATATAGACGATGAGGTTAACATCACAAAAGTCATCAAATATGGGCTGGAGCAATACGGCTTTGCTGTTGATGTTTTCAACCATCCAAAAGCAGCACTATCCTCGTTTCAGCCAGGCGTCTACGACCTGCTGCTCATCGATATAAGGCTGCCAGAGATCAATGGCTTAGACCTCTGCAACAAGCTATTAAGGATAGACAGCAATGTGAAGATTTGTTTCATAACCGCATATGATTTGAAGAAAGAAGAAGTAAGAAACAGAGTCCCAGATCTGCAGACAGAGTGCATCATTAAAAAGCCGGTGTCATTTGACAACCTAGTCAGCAAGATAAACGGCCAGCTTCACAGGAACAACTGA
- a CDS encoding DNA methyltransferase, with protein MQSTFEGPERKREIKDDWTFADADTRRMTHGLHTYPARMIPQVTEKLITKFAKSESDDLCIDPFCGSGTVLVEAKLKGIKSVGVDANPLAVLISKVKTTPIKKEVLEREWSSLRQKIEGDISKEKPVEVPTIKNLEYWFKPQAINGLAIIKHHINKIENKDVQDFFKVCFSVTVRKVSNIRSGEFKLYRLPPDKLKLHDPKPLLAFSEVTNNNIQRMDKFYKAVDKSVKSIVVKGDTRKLLELDPRNLYENCATLLITSPPYGDSHTTVAYGQFSRYSSAWLDFDEEEVWKVDRIALGGKLFDEVEDLESPALTHTLHMIADADEYRARETYAFFKDIDTCFAQIAKVMKKRKSTICFVLGNRTVKRMVVPADQIMIELGHKHGFKYYDTYHREIPNKTMPLQNAPENEIALKGETISKENIVVWKY; from the coding sequence ATTCCGCAAGTCACAGAGAAACTAATTACCAAGTTTGCGAAGTCTGAGTCTGACGACTTGTGTATTGATCCCTTTTGTGGATCGGGTACAGTCCTGGTAGAAGCCAAACTAAAAGGAATAAAATCAGTGGGAGTTGATGCCAATCCTCTTGCGGTTCTTATCTCAAAAGTAAAGACTACTCCAATCAAAAAGGAAGTACTTGAAAGGGAATGGAGCAGTCTGCGTCAAAAGATTGAAGGAGATATTTCCAAGGAGAAGCCAGTCGAAGTTCCAACAATAAAGAACCTTGAATACTGGTTCAAGCCACAGGCAATTAATGGCCTTGCGATCATCAAGCACCACATTAACAAAATAGAGAATAAGGATGTACAGGACTTTTTCAAAGTTTGCTTTTCAGTAACAGTCAGGAAGGTTAGCAACATTCGATCAGGAGAATTTAAGTTATATCGACTGCCGCCAGACAAGTTAAAGCTCCATGATCCAAAACCACTACTTGCATTCTCGGAAGTAACCAACAACAACATTCAGAGAATGGACAAGTTCTACAAGGCTGTTGACAAGTCTGTTAAATCGATTGTAGTAAAAGGTGATACAAGGAAGTTACTTGAGCTTGATCCAAGGAATCTGTATGAAAATTGTGCTACTCTTCTGATTACCTCTCCACCCTATGGTGATTCCCATACCACTGTCGCCTATGGGCAGTTCTCTCGATACTCTTCTGCATGGCTGGACTTTGATGAAGAGGAAGTCTGGAAAGTAGACAGGATTGCCCTTGGCGGAAAGCTCTTTGATGAAGTAGAAGATTTGGAAAGTCCCGCATTAACTCATACTCTGCACATGATAGCAGATGCAGACGAATATAGGGCCAGAGAAACCTATGCCTTCTTCAAAGATATTGATACCTGCTTTGCTCAGATTGCAAAGGTCATGAAGAAAAGGAAGAGTACGATCTGCTTTGTTCTAGGCAATAGGACTGTAAAGCGCATGGTAGTACCTGCGGATCAGATTATGATTGAACTTGGTCACAAGCATGGGTTCAAGTATTATGACACATACCACCGAGAAATTCCAAACAAGACAATGCCTTTGCAAAATGCTCCAGAGAATGAAATAGCTCTCAAAGGCGAAACAATTTCAAAGGAAAATATAGTTGTGTGGAAATACTAA
- a CDS encoding DUF72 domain-containing protein, with product MQLYIGCSGWSYSAWLGHFYPKGLEGAKYLEYYSMVFDYVEIDSSFYRIPSQLTVSRWEKVTPDDFRFTAKFPKSMTHDMRLGEGIESDLEYFYKAMTPLAGKLGCLLLQLPPSMTMKEGLKKLQSLPFDKRFRYAIEPRHESWFDEEVYSFLKKNELCLAWTQQDKIQTPSCNNRFHLPSIHW from the coding sequence ATGCAACTCTACATAGGTTGCTCCGGCTGGAGCTACTCTGCATGGCTAGGTCACTTTTACCCTAAAGGTCTTGAGGGAGCAAAGTACCTTGAGTACTACAGTATGGTATTTGATTATGTTGAGATTGATTCTTCATTTTATCGAATACCTAGCCAATTAACAGTTAGTAGATGGGAAAAAGTGACTCCAGACGACTTTAGATTTACTGCAAAGTTCCCAAAATCCATGACCCATGACATGCGGTTAGGAGAAGGAATTGAAAGTGACCTAGAGTACTTTTACAAAGCCATGACTCCATTAGCTGGCAAACTTGGCTGCTTGTTATTGCAGCTGCCGCCTTCAATGACGATGAAGGAAGGGCTGAAAAAGCTCCAAAGTCTGCCATTTGATAAAAGGTTCAGGTACGCAATTGAACCAAGGCATGAAAGCTGGTTTGATGAAGAGGTTTACTCTTTTCTAAAAAAGAATGAGCTATGCTTGGCTTGGACTCAGCAGGATAAAATTCAGACTCCCAGTTGTAACAACAGATTTCATCTACCTTCGATTCATTGGTGA
- a CDS encoding AbiV family abortive infection protein: MKEIPYDRLPRGIKLCIHNANRLLQDAKLLRDNKKFSSALVCAIFAYEELGKAISLRDKWIKKENLTLKDWKQMLDHVKKSYHTNKFMQKKSGRQFDSDDNDFRRQLQKIEDDMLTFDATERSIFEKESNLYVNWTKAGWISPNDLDKIDGIANRRILEVSSAIEHFLDEEQTQEILSAPESEWIDKKKIELELMMLLFSFDRYDNSIKVETVVESDRITKIILTNSGRRLSGQEKQLIVSHFKEYQTMKKTKFFFIEHQS, encoded by the coding sequence ATGAAAGAAATTCCCTATGACCGCCTCCCAAGAGGGATAAAGCTCTGTATCCATAATGCCAATAGACTGCTTCAGGATGCAAAGCTGCTTAGGGATAACAAGAAATTTTCTTCTGCATTAGTATGTGCGATCTTTGCATATGAAGAGTTAGGCAAGGCCATTTCTCTTCGGGATAAATGGATCAAGAAAGAGAATCTCACATTGAAAGACTGGAAGCAGATGCTCGATCATGTCAAGAAATCTTACCACACAAACAAGTTCATGCAAAAAAAATCAGGAAGACAGTTTGATTCTGATGATAATGATTTTCGGCGGCAGCTTCAGAAGATAGAGGATGATATGCTTACGTTTGATGCTACAGAAAGAAGTATTTTTGAGAAGGAATCTAATCTGTATGTAAACTGGACAAAGGCTGGTTGGATATCACCTAATGATCTCGATAAGATTGATGGCATAGCGAACAGAAGAATATTGGAAGTTAGTTCTGCAATAGAGCATTTTCTTGATGAAGAGCAAACACAAGAGATTTTGAGTGCTCCTGAAAGTGAATGGATAGATAAGAAGAAGATAGAACTTGAACTTATGATGCTCTTGTTCTCATTTGACAGATATGACAACTCGATAAAGGTCGAGACGGTCGTAGAATCCGATAGAATAACCAAAATAATACTGACCAATTCTGGCCGTCGTCTCTCTGGTCAAGAAAAGCAATTGATCGTCTCTCACTTCAAGGAATATCAAACAATGAAAAAGACAAAATTCTTTTTTATCGAACACCAAAGTTAA
- a CDS encoding DNA polymerase domain-containing protein → MTVSGWLFDSYTLGDRMIFWILTESGRAIKLEDQWTHSFYVASDNLKGIAKNKELAGFIKGIEITSKYERLTDRVKSELLKITLADSRKAEMLANRIWQSGDYGQFRLYNVDLLPAQSYFYEHDLFPLAFCKVKPLRSRLQWEVQDDVWLTDYRLPDFRTIRLDIKLQREGRLPSFTDRIKSVSIKKNDDDTTIDIEKQSEAEIIQELISTVTELDPDFVLLHDGDAFVFPYLIRRAEMNGIDLLLNREKLKVSMPSYEGTSYVSYGKIHFKPATVPLLGRIHLDFSNSFVYDESGMQGFFEVARICRMPLHTAFRASIGKCLSSLQFYHAIKNDRLVPWKPDEAEHFKTLEELLLADRGGLILVPMIGVHEKVAEFDFVSLYPNIMYKKNVSAETISCNCCIDSDRRVPELNFNTCKQRTGIVPTALEIVIKKRSKYKQLKKAAKDSKSKAIYDSRQNALKWINVTSFGYLGFNNAKFGRIDSHQAVCAYDRQTLLRAVKVAEKQGFRVLHGIVDSLWVQKRDASDDDYLKLKQDIEDATGFEISFEGEYNWVVFLPSKRNEKLPVPNRYFGVFTDGSIKVRGLEARRHDTPPLFSKFQQEALKIMAKGKTIHEVKALMPEVKNLFNQYVLRLKEGRVLLEELMFTKQLSKDSDQFENRNTAEISSIHQLSEEGKPLKAGQVLRYIVTDYYQKKSKQRTVPEELIDGRTTYDAKRYVELLAETCNSITEPFGYELQINEEGQDLMGFPYSSI, encoded by the coding sequence TTGACTGTCTCAGGCTGGCTATTCGATTCCTACACTCTAGGAGACAGAATGATCTTTTGGATATTAACAGAGAGCGGCAGAGCTATAAAACTTGAAGATCAATGGACTCATTCGTTCTACGTTGCATCAGATAACTTGAAGGGTATTGCTAAGAACAAAGAATTAGCGGGATTCATCAAGGGAATAGAAATCACTTCTAAATATGAAAGATTAACAGATCGTGTCAAGTCAGAACTGCTGAAGATAACCCTTGCAGATTCAAGGAAGGCAGAAATGCTTGCTAATCGAATCTGGCAGTCGGGTGATTATGGACAATTCCGTTTGTACAATGTAGATTTGCTTCCTGCTCAATCCTATTTTTACGAACACGATCTATTCCCACTGGCTTTCTGCAAAGTGAAGCCCTTACGATCAAGACTGCAATGGGAAGTACAAGACGATGTATGGTTAACAGATTATCGATTACCTGATTTCAGAACAATACGACTTGATATTAAACTACAGAGAGAAGGCAGACTGCCTAGCTTCACAGACAGAATAAAGTCTGTCTCAATCAAGAAGAATGACGATGATACTACTATTGATATTGAAAAACAATCTGAAGCAGAAATTATTCAGGAACTAATATCAACAGTTACAGAGCTTGATCCTGATTTTGTACTCCTGCATGACGGAGATGCTTTCGTCTTTCCTTACCTAATCCGGAGAGCTGAAATGAATGGCATTGATCTGTTACTGAATAGAGAAAAGCTCAAGGTTTCAATGCCCTCCTATGAAGGAACTTCGTACGTGTCATATGGCAAGATACATTTCAAGCCTGCGACTGTGCCCTTGTTAGGCAGGATACATCTTGACTTTTCAAACTCATTTGTCTACGATGAATCAGGAATGCAGGGATTCTTTGAAGTGGCTAGAATTTGCAGAATGCCGCTACATACTGCCTTTAGGGCCTCTATAGGCAAGTGTCTTAGTAGCTTGCAATTCTACCATGCTATAAAGAATGACCGCCTTGTACCTTGGAAGCCTGATGAAGCAGAGCACTTCAAGACTCTGGAAGAGTTGCTTCTAGCTGATAGGGGCGGCCTGATTCTAGTACCAATGATAGGTGTCCATGAGAAGGTTGCAGAGTTTGACTTTGTTTCGTTGTATCCAAACATCATGTACAAGAAGAATGTCTCGGCAGAAACAATATCCTGCAATTGCTGTATCGACTCAGATAGGAGAGTACCAGAGCTCAACTTCAATACCTGCAAGCAAAGAACAGGGATCGTTCCTACTGCCTTAGAGATAGTAATCAAAAAGCGTTCTAAATACAAGCAACTAAAGAAGGCGGCCAAAGATAGCAAGTCAAAAGCAATCTACGATTCTAGACAGAACGCATTGAAATGGATTAATGTCACAAGCTTTGGCTACCTTGGATTTAACAATGCGAAGTTCGGTAGAATAGATTCCCATCAGGCTGTATGTGCTTATGACCGTCAGACTCTTTTGAGGGCTGTAAAGGTAGCTGAAAAACAAGGCTTTCGTGTTCTGCATGGCATAGTTGATTCACTGTGGGTTCAGAAGAGAGATGCTAGCGATGATGACTACCTAAAGCTGAAGCAGGATATTGAAGATGCAACAGGCTTTGAGATCAGTTTTGAAGGTGAATACAATTGGGTGGTATTCTTGCCATCCAAGAGAAATGAAAAGCTGCCTGTACCAAACAGATACTTTGGAGTGTTCACTGATGGCTCTATCAAAGTAAGAGGTCTTGAAGCAAGAAGGCACGATACGCCGCCGTTGTTTTCAAAGTTTCAACAAGAAGCATTGAAGATAATGGCAAAAGGAAAAACTATTCATGAAGTAAAGGCTCTCATGCCTGAAGTTAAAAACTTGTTTAACCAGTATGTCCTGAGATTGAAGGAGGGGAGGGTACTACTTGAAGAACTGATGTTTACGAAACAACTTTCAAAAGATTCCGATCAATTTGAGAATAGGAACACTGCTGAAATTAGCTCCATCCATCAACTGTCTGAAGAAGGTAAACCCTTGAAGGCAGGTCAAGTATTGCGCTACATCGTAACAGATTATTATCAAAAGAAATCAAAGCAGAGAACTGTTCCTGAAGAGCTGATTGATGGAAGGACAACCTATGATGCAAAGCGGTACGTGGAGCTATTAGCAGAAACTTGTAATTCTATTACTGAACCATTTGGATATGAACTGCAAATAAACGAAGAAGGACAGGACTTGATGGGCTTCCCTTATAGTTCTATCTAG
- a CDS encoding type II restriction endonuclease: MLELTESEIAAFLDPALKSIPPPIKILQESIDSLPFKKLEPEYVKNHFSEVMELVTDNAFAKFKVYQRMASRPVIQKFMEKYGPEIEANTKNQKEFVSELLDIFMPVAVSFEFRTSQMRKSRAGTTFEHITVFLLQKCGIKCERTAKSVRKKMNRMDIVIPNQEVALKKPDQAKFLSCKHTLRERWKQALPEKNRNWVMYLITMDDDIPDQKAKEINDHNLIVYVKDQVKAKSYLAKKDWIRKLSDLPKDLR, encoded by the coding sequence TTGTTAGAGCTGACGGAAAGCGAAATCGCAGCTTTTCTCGATCCTGCATTGAAATCGATTCCGCCACCTATCAAGATATTGCAAGAATCAATCGATAGCCTCCCATTCAAAAAGCTAGAACCTGAATATGTCAAGAACCACTTCTCTGAAGTTATGGAGCTTGTAACAGATAACGCCTTTGCCAAATTCAAGGTGTATCAACGAATGGCTTCGAGGCCAGTGATTCAGAAGTTCATGGAGAAGTATGGGCCTGAGATAGAAGCGAACACCAAGAATCAAAAGGAGTTTGTTTCAGAGCTCTTAGACATATTCATGCCTGTTGCTGTGTCCTTTGAATTTAGGACAAGTCAAATGAGAAAGTCCAGAGCTGGCACTACGTTTGAACATATCACAGTATTCCTATTGCAAAAATGCGGTATCAAATGTGAGAGGACCGCCAAGAGTGTACGTAAGAAAATGAACAGAATGGACATTGTTATTCCAAATCAGGAAGTGGCATTAAAGAAACCCGATCAGGCAAAGTTCCTTTCATGCAAGCACACGTTGAGAGAGAGATGGAAGCAAGCTTTACCAGAGAAGAATAGGAATTGGGTAATGTACCTTATCACTATGGATGATGATATTCCAGATCAGAAGGCTAAAGAAATCAATGATCACAATCTAATCGTATATGTCAAGGATCAGGTTAAGGCCAAGAGCTATCTTGCAAAGAAGGATTGGATTAGAAAGTTATCCGACCTTCCTAAAGACTTGAGGTAA